A genomic window from Flavobacterium sp. I3-2 includes:
- a CDS encoding peroxiredoxin has product MALVGKKFPNITVDAISEMGDNLRINVLEEATKNNKKVLLFWYPKDFTFVCPTELHAFQAALAEFEKRNTMVIGASCDTNEVHFAWLNTAKDNGGIEGVTYPLLADTTRNLSTALGILDIESSEYNEELDQVVIEGSNVTYRATYLVDETGKIFHEAVNDMPLGRNVNEFLRLIDAYTHVQTHGEVCPANWEEGKEAMHADRNSTAEYLAKLN; this is encoded by the coding sequence ATGGCATTAGTTGGAAAAAAATTCCCAAACATTACTGTTGACGCAATTTCTGAAATGGGAGATAATTTAAGAATTAACGTTTTAGAAGAAGCTACAAAAAACAATAAAAAAGTATTATTATTCTGGTATCCAAAAGATTTCACTTTCGTTTGTCCAACTGAATTACACGCTTTTCAAGCAGCTTTAGCTGAGTTTGAAAAAAGAAACACGATGGTAATCGGTGCTTCTTGTGATACAAACGAAGTTCACTTTGCTTGGTTAAACACTGCAAAAGATAACGGAGGAATCGAAGGTGTAACTTACCCTTTATTAGCTGATACAACTCGTAATTTATCTACAGCTTTAGGAATTTTAGATATCGAATCTTCTGAATACAATGAAGAATTAGACCAAGTGGTTATCGAAGGTTCAAACGTTACTTACCGCGCAACTTACTTAGTTGACGAAACAGGAAAAATTTTCCACGAAGCAGTTAACGATATGCCATTAGGACGTAATGTAAACGAGTTTTTACGTTTAATCGATGCGTACACACACGTTCAAACGCACGGAGAAGTTTGTCCAGCTAACTGGGAAGAAGGAAAAGAAGCAATGCACGCTGACAGAAATTCTACTGCAGAATATTTAGCAAAATTAAACTAA
- a CDS encoding thioredoxin family protein, whose amino-acid sequence MLLELDQDNLQEIVNGNNKVAVQFSASWCGNCRIMKPKFKKMSTEKEDITFVIVDAEKFPESRKLANVSNLPTFATFVDGKLVNETQTNKAEVLADLVNEIA is encoded by the coding sequence ATGTTATTAGAATTAGATCAAGATAATTTACAAGAAATTGTAAACGGAAATAACAAAGTTGCTGTTCAATTTTCAGCTTCATGGTGTGGAAACTGTCGTATCATGAAACCGAAATTCAAAAAAATGTCAACTGAAAAAGAAGATATTACTTTCGTAATTGTTGATGCTGAAAAATTTCCAGAATCAAGAAAATTAGCAAACGTTTCTAACTTACCAACTTTCGCAACTTTTGTTGACGGAAAATTAGTAAACGAAACACAAACCAATAAAGCTGAAGTTTTAGCTGATTTAGTTAACGAAATTGCTTAA
- a CDS encoding DUF6952 family protein: MKLPIIKHLTQFIEDNDQDYVNETIEVLEALCEVPSLKDEELDVIAELISNMYGAVEVDKMVKAGMPKKEALNTFMQRVLGSIDK, translated from the coding sequence ATGAAATTACCTATCATCAAACATTTGACTCAATTTATTGAGGATAACGACCAAGATTACGTAAACGAAACCATTGAAGTTTTAGAAGCATTATGCGAAGTTCCTTCATTAAAAGATGAAGAATTAGATGTAATTGCCGAATTAATTTCGAACATGTATGGTGCTGTTGAAGTAGACAAAATGGTTAAGGCAGGAATGCCTAAAAAAGAAGCTTTAAACACTTTCATGCAACGTGTTTTAGGTTCGATTGACAAATAA
- the tpx gene encoding thiol peroxidase, translated as MATVTLKGNTLNTIGNLPQNQSKAENIELVKTDLSALNFTDYLGKKVVLNIFPSVDTGVCAQSVRIFNKDLSSLENTVVICISKDLPFAQNRFCAAEGLNNVIMASDFRSDFGRKYGVELTDGPLKGLLARAVVVLNEEGIVVYSQLVPEITTEPNYEAALEATK; from the coding sequence ATGGCAACAGTTACTTTAAAAGGGAATACTTTAAATACAATTGGAAATCTTCCTCAAAATCAATCAAAAGCAGAAAATATCGAATTGGTTAAAACCGATTTATCAGCTTTAAACTTCACAGACTATTTAGGAAAAAAAGTAGTTTTAAACATCTTTCCAAGTGTTGACACTGGAGTTTGCGCGCAATCTGTTCGTATATTCAATAAAGACTTGAGTTCTTTAGAAAATACGGTTGTCATTTGTATTTCAAAAGATTTACCATTTGCTCAGAATCGTTTTTGTGCTGCAGAAGGTTTAAACAACGTTATTATGGCTTCTGACTTTAGATCAGACTTTGGGAGAAAATATGGCGTTGAATTAACAGATGGCCCTTTAAAAGGTTTATTAGCTCGAGCAGTTGTTGTTTTAAATGAAGAAGGAATCGTTGTTTATTCTCAATTAGTTCCTGAAATTACAACTGAACCAAATTACGAAGCTGCTCTAGAAGCTACCAAATAA
- a CDS encoding diacylglycerol kinase gives MLQKNQSFISGRIASIKYAFIGFKKLATTEHSIITQLIGLFIMSCAGFYFKISATEWMIQTLAFFLILSVEGLNTAVEKIADFIHPNYHKKIGEIKDIAAGAVTFAALGTLIILAIIYLPKFNLF, from the coding sequence ATGTTACAAAAAAATCAATCTTTTATTTCGGGAAGAATTGCTAGTATCAAATATGCTTTTATTGGTTTTAAGAAACTAGCAACTACCGAACATTCAATAATTACGCAATTAATCGGATTATTCATCATGAGTTGTGCTGGATTCTATTTTAAGATTTCAGCAACCGAATGGATGATTCAAACTTTGGCTTTCTTTTTAATTTTAAGTGTAGAAGGACTAAACACAGCAGTCGAAAAAATTGCTGATTTTATTCATCCTAACTATCACAAAAAAATCGGAGAAATTAAAGACATTGCAGCTGGTGCTGTAACTTTTGCAGCACTTGGTACATTGATAATCCTTGCAATTATTTATTTACCAAAATTTAATTTATTTTAA
- a CDS encoding DNA translocase FtsK, producing the protein MANNNKKNTKQNTSKAKTEPKKATNGNRIIFLIATIFLFTGIALLLSFISYFSTGNYDQSVIDLIGDSNVKSDNWLGKLGAFLANFFIYEGFGIASFLFVKISISISAYFIFKFPASKLRRIIFWDLFAIIILSVSLGHFSKNHLYLGGNVGFEMNAYIQSYLGNLGTTLLIVFFILFYLLFRIKMSPERFTDIVKGAKNTLDENIAKAEELIKNNETDNQTTKNVVIPTEKETLNEIVPPTNKPTILKEDEETKSEIVFNNQNHQLNNDKKSYEGPELSTIHSLDNTNSFDLKTEVAPKQIEIPLESTEEFIIEQVEEELTIEENLANKLVADFGEFDPTLELSKYQFPSSELLIEHTTKGITINQAELEENKNRIVETLNNYKIGIAQIKATVGPTVTLYEIVPDAGIRISKIKSLEDDIALSLAALGIRIIAPIPGKGTIGIEVPNTNPTTVSMRSLISSPKFQNAEMELPIAIGKTISNETFVFDLAKMPHLLMAGATGQGKSVGLNAVLTSLLYKKHPAEVKFVLVDPKKVELTLFNKIERHYLAKLPDTDEAIITDNTKVINTLNSLCIEMDNRYSLLKDAMVRNIKEYNEKFKQRKLNPENGHKFLPYIILVVDEFADLIMTAGKEVETPIARLAQLARAIGIHLIIATQRPSVNVITGIIKANFPARIAFRVSSKIDSRTILDGPGADQLIGRGDLLFTQGNDTIRVQCGFVDTPEVEKITEFIGSQKGYSDAYLLPEYVGEETGTSLDIDIADRDVMFREAAEIIVTAQQGSASLLQRKLKLGYNRAGRIIDQLEAAGIVGPFEGSKARSVNITDLASLDHFLNNENNNN; encoded by the coding sequence ATGGCAAACAATAACAAAAAGAATACGAAACAAAATACAAGTAAGGCTAAAACGGAACCTAAAAAAGCAACTAATGGCAATCGAATAATTTTTTTGATTGCTACAATTTTTTTATTCACCGGTATTGCTTTATTACTTAGTTTCATTTCCTATTTTTCAACTGGAAATTACGATCAAAGTGTAATTGATTTAATCGGAGATAGTAATGTTAAATCAGATAATTGGCTTGGAAAACTAGGTGCTTTTTTAGCAAATTTTTTCATTTATGAAGGTTTTGGAATCGCTTCATTTCTTTTTGTAAAAATATCCATCAGTATTTCTGCTTATTTTATCTTTAAATTTCCTGCTTCGAAATTGAGAAGAATAATCTTTTGGGATTTATTTGCAATCATTATTTTGTCGGTATCTTTAGGTCATTTCAGTAAAAATCATTTATATCTTGGCGGTAACGTTGGCTTTGAAATGAATGCTTATATCCAAAGTTATTTAGGAAATTTAGGAACAACTTTATTAATTGTTTTCTTCATTTTATTTTATTTACTTTTTAGAATCAAAATGTCACCAGAACGTTTTACAGATATTGTAAAAGGTGCAAAAAACACTTTAGACGAAAATATTGCAAAAGCTGAAGAATTAATTAAAAACAACGAAACAGATAATCAAACAACTAAAAACGTTGTAATCCCAACAGAAAAAGAAACTTTAAATGAAATAGTTCCGCCAACTAACAAACCAACTATTTTAAAAGAAGATGAAGAAACAAAATCTGAAATAGTTTTTAACAATCAAAATCATCAATTAAATAACGACAAAAAATCATACGAAGGACCTGAATTATCAACAATTCATTCGTTAGACAATACCAATTCGTTTGATTTAAAAACAGAAGTTGCACCAAAACAAATTGAAATTCCTTTAGAGTCAACAGAAGAATTTATCATTGAACAAGTTGAAGAAGAATTAACCATCGAAGAAAATTTAGCTAATAAATTAGTAGCCGATTTTGGAGAATTTGACCCAACTTTAGAGTTATCTAAATATCAATTTCCTTCGTCAGAACTTTTAATTGAACATACCACGAAAGGAATCACAATTAATCAGGCTGAACTTGAAGAAAATAAAAATAGAATTGTTGAAACGCTAAACAATTACAAAATTGGTATTGCGCAAATTAAAGCAACAGTTGGTCCGACGGTAACCTTGTACGAAATTGTTCCAGATGCAGGAATTCGAATCTCTAAAATTAAAAGTTTAGAGGATGACATCGCGCTTTCGTTAGCAGCTTTAGGAATTCGTATCATTGCTCCTATTCCAGGAAAAGGAACTATTGGTATTGAAGTTCCAAATACAAATCCAACTACAGTTTCAATGCGTAGTTTGATATCTTCACCGAAATTTCAGAATGCAGAAATGGAACTTCCGATTGCAATAGGTAAAACCATTTCAAACGAAACTTTTGTATTTGACTTAGCTAAAATGCCTCACTTATTGATGGCTGGTGCAACAGGTCAAGGTAAATCGGTTGGATTAAATGCTGTTTTAACTTCGTTGTTATACAAAAAACATCCAGCTGAAGTTAAGTTTGTATTGGTTGACCCGAAAAAAGTTGAACTTACTTTATTCAATAAAATCGAACGTCATTATTTGGCAAAATTACCCGATACAGACGAAGCGATTATAACTGATAATACTAAAGTTATCAATACCTTAAATTCATTATGTATTGAAATGGACAATCGCTATTCTTTATTAAAAGATGCAATGGTTCGTAACATTAAAGAATATAATGAGAAATTTAAGCAACGAAAATTAAATCCTGAAAACGGACATAAATTTTTACCGTATATCATTTTGGTTGTCGATGAGTTTGCCGATTTGATTATGACAGCTGGTAAAGAAGTTGAAACTCCGATTGCCCGTTTAGCACAGTTAGCTCGAGCTATTGGAATTCATTTAATTATTGCAACACAACGTCCGTCTGTAAATGTAATCACAGGTATTATTAAAGCCAATTTCCCTGCCCGAATTGCGTTTAGAGTAAGTTCTAAAATCGATTCAAGAACCATTTTAGATGGTCCAGGAGCAGATCAATTAATTGGTCGTGGAGATTTACTTTTTACACAAGGTAACGATACTATTCGTGTGCAATGTGGATTTGTTGACACACCCGAAGTTGAAAAAATCACCGAATTTATCGGTTCACAAAAAGGTTATTCTGATGCTTATTTATTACCTGAATATGTAGGTGAAGAAACTGGCACAAGTCTTGATATAGATATTGCCGACAGAGATGTAATGTTTAGAGAAGCTGCTGAAATTATTGTAACTGCACAACAAGGTTCTGCTTCTTTATTACAGCGTAAATTGAAATTAGGATACAACAGAGCTGGAAGAATTATCGATCAATTAGAAGCTGCAGGAATTGTAGGTCCTTTTGAAGGTAGTAAAGCGCGTTCTGTAAACATCACAGATTTAGCTTCTCTTGATCATTTTTTGAATAACGAAAACAACAACAATTAA
- a CDS encoding LolA family protein: MKKLFALIAITLISFSQVNAQNSDKAKALLNEVTTKVKSYNNIAIDFDVNNNGQNSKGNITLSGDKYVLNYMGITRIFDGSKVYTINPEDEEVTIQNPKKSGDESLTPSKLLTFFNSGYTFSWDISQNVNGRNIQYIKLKPTGKSDVKEILLGIDSKTKHIYNKIDVYKNGSKSTLTVKSFKTNQTLSKNHFTFTESKYPKYYINKID; encoded by the coding sequence ATGAAAAAATTATTTGCCCTTATAGCTATCACTTTAATTAGTTTTAGTCAAGTAAATGCACAAAATTCGGATAAAGCAAAAGCTTTACTTAATGAAGTGACTACTAAAGTAAAATCATATAATAATATTGCTATCGATTTTGATGTGAATAACAACGGTCAGAATAGTAAAGGTAATATTACTTTAAGTGGAGATAAATATGTTCTGAATTATATGGGAATTACTAGAATATTTGATGGTTCAAAAGTTTATACTATAAATCCAGAAGACGAAGAAGTAACCATCCAAAATCCAAAGAAAAGCGGAGACGAATCTTTAACACCATCTAAGTTATTAACGTTTTTTAATTCGGGATACACATTTTCTTGGGATATTTCTCAGAATGTAAATGGAAGAAACATTCAATACATCAAATTAAAACCTACCGGAAAATCAGATGTAAAAGAGATACTACTAGGGATTGATAGTAAAACAAAACATATATACAATAAAATTGACGTTTACAAAAATGGTTCAAAATCAACATTAACTGTAAAATCATTTAAAACAAATCAAACTTTATCGAAAAATCATTTTACCTTTACCGAATCAAAGTATCCAAAATATTACATCAACAAAATAGATTAA
- a CDS encoding LptF/LptG family permease produces the protein MKILDRYILTTFIKTFLSVFAILYFIFVLQGVWVFIAELAGKDLDVLTIVKFLFYYSPKMIPMVLPLSVLLASIMTFGDFSENYEFAAMKSAGISLQRAMRSLIIFILILAGISFWFVNDVAPKSEFKFVNLRKDILHTKPAMAITAGQFNDLGNINIKVDEKTGDRGQHLKNVTMHIKSNSNFENKTVIKAEKGELETDDNSSILQLHLFNGNYYEDVSPSTNSNVSQNKVPFVKTYFEKYTINIDLSQFDNSEEEKIEITNTASMMSINQLNYTLDSLNNNFRDENKSNLDNLGIRVNTQLSNLMINKLDSLPQVSKKIEIIEIIEIIDKQSKNTKSQIYRLASSNVESIYYTLKNNEQNMLEKQKNINKHYISFYEKFVVAFSCLLMFFIGAPLGAIIRKGGLGLPMVFAVLIFITYHFINTFGRKLAQENGIPPVLGAWLSTLVLLPLAISFTSKATKDRGINSFDNIIYSVKEFFKKTFNKKQNKNV, from the coding sequence GTGAAAATTCTTGATCGATATATTCTAACAACATTTATAAAAACATTCTTATCGGTATTTGCGATATTATATTTTATATTCGTTTTACAAGGCGTCTGGGTCTTTATCGCTGAATTAGCAGGTAAAGACTTAGACGTTCTTACTATTGTAAAATTTTTATTTTACTATTCTCCAAAGATGATTCCGATGGTTTTACCACTATCTGTTTTGTTAGCTTCAATTATGACTTTTGGAGATTTTTCTGAAAATTATGAGTTTGCCGCTATGAAATCTGCAGGTATTTCTCTACAACGCGCGATGCGTTCATTGATAATTTTCATTTTAATTTTAGCAGGAATTTCATTTTGGTTTGTTAATGATGTAGCTCCAAAATCTGAATTTAAATTTGTAAATCTTCGTAAAGATATTTTACATACCAAACCAGCAATGGCAATTACAGCTGGACAATTTAATGATCTCGGAAATATTAATATCAAAGTTGATGAAAAAACGGGAGATCGTGGTCAACATCTAAAAAACGTGACCATGCACATTAAATCTAATTCTAATTTTGAAAACAAAACAGTTATCAAAGCTGAAAAGGGTGAATTAGAAACAGATGACAATTCAAGTATTTTGCAACTTCATCTTTTTAATGGAAATTATTATGAAGATGTTTCTCCTTCAACAAATAGTAATGTTTCACAAAACAAAGTCCCTTTTGTAAAAACATATTTTGAAAAATATACAATAAATATTGATTTATCACAATTTGATAATTCAGAAGAAGAAAAAATTGAGATTACTAACACCGCTTCAATGATGAGTATTAATCAATTGAACTATACTTTGGATTCGTTGAATAACAATTTTAGAGACGAAAACAAATCGAATTTGGATAATCTTGGTATTAGAGTTAATACACAATTGAGTAATCTTATGATTAACAAACTTGATTCGCTTCCTCAAGTCTCTAAAAAAATAGAAATTATTGAAATTATTGAAATCATTGATAAGCAATCTAAAAACACAAAATCTCAAATTTATAGATTAGCTTCATCTAACGTTGAAAGCATTTATTATACGTTAAAAAATAATGAACAAAATATGCTTGAAAAACAAAAAAACATAAATAAGCATTACATTTCTTTTTATGAAAAATTTGTTGTTGCGTTTTCTTGTTTATTGATGTTTTTTATAGGTGCTCCACTAGGTGCAATTATTAGAAAAGGTGGTTTAGGTTTACCTATGGTTTTCGCCGTTTTAATTTTTATTACCTATCATTTCATTAATACATTTGGAAGAAAATTGGCTCAAGAAAACGGAATTCCGCCAGTACTTGGAGCTTGGTTGTCAACTCTAGTGTTACTTCCTTTGGCAATAAGCTTTACATCAAAAGCAACAAAAGATCGAGGTATAAATAGCTTTGATAATATAATATATTCTGTAAAAGAATTTTTTAAGAAAACATTCAATAAAAAACAAAATAAAAATGTCTGA